The DNA region CCAGTGCTCTACCCCTAGAAGGAACACTTGACGCTAGCCCTAAAGCTATTTCGGAGAGAACCAGCTATTACCAAGTTCGATTAGCTTTTCACTGCTTACCACAAGTCATCCGAAGGAGTTGAACGACCTAACGGTTCGGGCCTCCTCCCGCCTTTCGGCGAGATTCACCCTGCTCATGGCAAGATCACTTGGCTTCGGGTCTGATGTATAACACCATAATTCGCCCTATTCAGACTCGGTTTCCCTATGTCTCCACGCTCGCGCGCTTAGACAAGCGATATACATCAACTCGTTGGCTCATTCTTCAATAGGCACGCCGTAACGGACGCATCACGCGAAGCGCGATGCCAGGCTTTAGGAAATTAGGCTTTAGGCTCTAGGAAATTCCTAGGGCCTAGTGCCTAATGCCTAGCGCCTAACATCACATTCCATGTGATGCACCCGCTCTGACTCTTTGTAGGCATATGGTTTCAGGTCTATTTCACCGCCCTCACCGGGCTGCTTTTCACCTTTCCCTCACGGTACTAGTTCACTATCGGTCTCTAACGATATTTAGCCTTACCGGTTAGTTCCGGCAGATTCACCCGAGCTATTGATGTCTCGAGTTACTCAAGAATAACAGCAAAGGAGTTTTTCTTGTTTTCGCCTACGGGGCTATCACCTCCTAGGGCTTCTCTTTCCAGAGAATTCGGCTAACAAAAAAATATTTTTTACTCCTCTGGCTAGGCCACACTGTCATCTTACAACCCCCAACCGCATCACGCCAAGCGCGATGTCTGTAGGCACTAGGTGCTAGGATGTTAGGCGCTAGCTTTTTACTAGAACCTAAATCCTAATTTCCTAAAGCCGGCAGTATCACACGCAGTGTGATGCGGTCGGATTTGGGCTCCTTCCTTTTCGCTCGCCGCTACTAAGGAAATACTTATTAGTCTATTTTCCTCCAGGTACTGAAATGTTTTACTTCCCTGGGTACGCAATCCGCCTCATCGGCGGATCAATGTGCAAGCACATTGAGTTTCCTCATTCGGAGATCTCCGGATCAAAGGTTGCTAGGCACCTCCCCGAAGCATATCGCCGCCAAGCCGCGTCCTTCATCGCTCGTTAGAACCAAGGCATCCACCATACGCCCTTGAATTCCCATCAGGAAATTCAAAAACCGCATAACTCTTTCCGCTAACTAGCGGAAAGAATGATTTTGCTCTCTTTTTTACAATTGTCCTACGTTCTTCACGTAGGATTACCTTTTCTGCCTACGACAAACAAAGACCCCATGTCACCATAAGTGGCATAAACGTTGTCGCGACAGGATTAAGTTGTCAAAAATCAGGATCCCAACCTTTTACAACCTTGTCTTCCGGCCGAGCTCTACTTTTACAAACAGCGCTCGGCCGAACAACAAAAAACCGCTATCTCAAGCGGGTTTTACTAGCAAACAATGACTGAAATCACCTTCGCCGCTTGAGTGTGTTTAATAAAAAAATATTTAACATAAGATTGTGTTCTATTATAAGAATCCGAAAAAAGAAGTCAAGCCCAGAAAGAAGCCCGGAGTAACCCGGGCTTCTTAGGCTTTAGTTTATTATCTCTTTTCCGAAATTTCTTCTTTTAGTTTACCAAGAAATTCAGAAGCAGTGTTCTGTCCGCCGAGTCCGAAAGATAATCCAAGACCAAGAGCTAAGGCGATTATAACTCCTGTAAAGAGCATTTGGACAAAGTAAGCAGCAATGCCCAATTGTTCCAAAGCAATAAATACCGCGAAGATCCAGATTGACCACTTAGTTACGCTACCCAAAAAGTTGGCGGCTTTTAGGTGAGCGGATCGAGCTGAAGCCGAGACAATTTTTTGCATTACGTCCGCGATAACAACAGCAACCAACAAGATCAAAACAGCAACGATAACTTGTGGCAAATAATACAAAACGACATCTTTTAAGAATTCATTGACTTGAGTCAATCTCAATGTGTCAAAAGCGGCCACCAAGAAAACGATAATGACAAACCACTTTACCAACCCACCGACAAAACGACCCGAGTCAAGACGAACCCCTCCCCTCTGAAGCCATCCTTCCATTCCAGCTTTTCTCAAGGCCTCGTCAACTTTCAAAGACTTCATGACCTGATAAACCACACGGCCAAAAACAGCGCTGACTAACCAACCGATTATAACTATGAGTAGGGCGGTTATAAGCATCGGCAAGAAACCAATTACTCCAGCCCACATATTTTGGAACGACATAACAATAGCATCGCTCCCAAAAACACTTGTAGTTTCAAACATGTTTGATTTTTTTGAGACAAAGAACAATGTTCTCTATCTCGGATAAGCCGTAATTCGCCAAAAATACGGCAGTAAATAATTAATTATAACTAATAAAATTTGCTCAAAACTATTCTGTTGAGCCAAATCTGCTTCACTGAAAGTTTAACATCAAATCGTAAAAAAGAGTCAAAAGCTGTGGATAACTAAAAAATCGAAATAACTGGCGGTTAGATCTCCATCTCTAGCTTATTAATAATTTTTTTGTGAGGGTAATCAAGAACGTCTCTTACTAACTTATCGCAAACACCAAGCCGATAGACAAATTCTTGGGTCTCAAAAAAGCTGTATTTCAGCTCCTTTCCAACAACTGATTCAATGTCCGACATAACAGACTGAATGATTCCTTTTTTTAGCTTGTCGCCAACAACCAAAATATCCAGACGACTGTCCCAATCCTGAATAAAAACTCCAGCAAAAATCACAAGTTTGATAACCCCGGCCTTTTTAATCTTTTCAAGAATTTCCTGTTGCTGGGCTGGTGGAATATGTATAAGAAAATTCTGCAGTGGTTCAAGAAAGGGAAATTTTTCGTTCAAAGTCCACCCTTCTACCCTTTTCCTCTTGAGATCCCGCCCTCCTTTTTTGCTTAATTCTTTCGTAAAATATTTTCTCTTGATAAGGCCGATTTTTTCCAAATTCATGATTTCAGACCTAGTCTTTATCGGCTGGGTTTTAGTCCGTCTTGAAACAGAAGCAGTATCAAAAGCAGACTGCGGATTAAAAAGAAAAAGACGCATCATTTTGACCTTGGAGCTGCTACCAAATATTTTCTCTAATGTATCCATTTAATTTTCCTAATTTTACCACACAGTTTGCAAACTGGCATTTTGGATGTTATTTTGAATAGATGAGCTATGAAGATTTCGTAAAGGAATCGGGTTGTGTAGAAACTATTTTGAAAAGCAGTGTTGAAACTGCGAGCTGGAGCGGTGGGGTGGGGGTCTTTGTCAGTGTCGTAAAAAAAGATGGGAAATATGAAGTAAGAGCCGAGGTAGAGGACAAAGATTTATTAAACAAACACTTGGCAAATATCAACCGCGGAAGCTGGGACAACGAAGCGCCGACCATTCAAACCGCCGAAGACGAGAAAAAAGCGTTGGTTTTAGCCAAAGAAATGCTAGACGACAAGGACAATTGGCTTTCAGAAAAATATAATTAAAAAAACCCCTTTACGGGGTTTTTTTTAATGTCATTATTTAAGCTCTACCTTGCCGCCTACTTCTTCTATCCTCTTCTTTATATCTTCCGCCTCTTCTTTCTTTGCGCCCTCTTTTAGTACTTTCGGAGCGCCATCAACAAGATCCTTGGCCTCTTTCAGCCCAAGACCCAAAACCTCTTTAACTATCTTGATTACACCGATTTTCTGGGCCCCGCCGTCTGTCAACTCAACAGTGAAAGTTGATTTCTCTTCAGACGCCCCAGCTCCCCCGCCTTGTGGAGCAACGGCTACCGCCGCCGCTGAAACACCAAACTTCTTTTCAAATAATTTTACCAGCTCATTGAGGTCCAAAACTGACATCTTTTCAATCACCTCAACTATCACCTTAAATTTTTCGGGAACTTCCACTTGAGCTCCTTCTGTCTCTGTCGTTTTTTGTTCTTCTACTTTTTGTTCTTCCATAAATTATTTGTTTTAAACTTTTAAGATTTTTTCTCCGCTATTTGGTTTAACGAAATCGCTAATCTCTGAATCGGAGAATTTATAAGATTAACAAACTGCGAATAAAGAATTTTC from Candidatus Paceibacterota bacterium includes:
- the rplL gene encoding 50S ribosomal protein L7/L12, yielding MEEQKVEEQKTTETEGAQVEVPEKFKVIVEVIEKMSVLDLNELVKLFEKKFGVSAAAVAVAPQGGGAGASEEKSTFTVELTDGGAQKIGVIKIVKEVLGLGLKEAKDLVDGAPKVLKEGAKKEEAEDIKKRIEEVGGKVELK